The nucleotide sequence GGCCAGGGAGAGCAGCACGAGCACCGCACCCGCACCCGCCAGGCCGCCGCCGAGCTTCACCGGCGTGCCGAGGCTGTCACCGGTCACCGGCAGGTTGCCGCCGCCCGGCCGGCCCGGCCGGTCCGGCCGCCGCTGGTAGACGACGCCCGTGGCGCGGTCCTCCTCCCCGCCCTGGCGGGCGATGAAGGTGTACCGCCCGGTCCGGGTGGGCTTGTAGGTGACGGTGAACGTGCCGTCGGCCGCGGCCGTCACGGTGAACTCGGTCGGCGCCGGCTGCGGCTGCTGGTAGGCCACCGCGCTCATCGCGACGGTGCTGCCGTCGCTGCGGCGGACCGTCCCCTGGGCGGGTGCCGCGTTGGGGTTGCCGCTGATCGTCACGTCGATCTCGACGGCCCCGGGCGCGAAGCCCGTGCCCCTGAGGGTGAAGGTCTCGCCGAGCGGGATGGCCGGTGGCGTGACGGTCAGCGACGCGTCACCCGGTGGGTACACGGGTGGCTGCGGCTGTGCCGCGCCGGCCGCGGTCGGCACGGCCGCCACGGCCAGGCCGACCGTGAGCGCCATGAAGATGCGGGATAGCCGCATGATGGATTCCCTCCTACTGATCACAGCTTGGTGCGGAAACAACGTGGGTGGTCCATGGGGTGACGGTGGGTGTGAGCACCAGCTCGGCCGTGCCGGCGCTCGTCTTGCCGGTGAGCAGGGTGACGTCGAGGGTCCGGGTACGCCCCGGCTTGGCCTCGACGTTCGCCACGGTCACCTGGCGGCTACCGGCGGTCCCGCTGCCCATCGCGGTGTCCCGCCCGTCCAGGCGGCCGCCGAGCACCGCCCCTCCGGTCGGCGTGTACACCGACACGAGGGTGCGGGCGGTGTACGGATCGCCGGAGAGCGCGAGGCCGGTGACCGACTTGGCCAGGCCCGACTTCGGGGCGGTGGAGTGGACCGTGACCCGTAGCCGCAGCTCCCGGCGCCCGTCCGGCTGGCAGTCGCCGACCGTCACGGTTGCCGAGAACCTCAGGTAGTAGCCGAGCTTCGCGCCGCTGCCGTCGTTGAGGAACACGCCGACGGTCGGCACGGTGTCCTTCTCGGGGAGCTTCCCGGCCAATCGGCTGTCGCCGAGGACGCTCTGCTCCGCGGGATGGGCACTCCAGAACAATATCCGACGTTCTGCAATAGAACGGTTGAAAACGGTCAAAAGCGCCCGAGGATTCACCGCCTTGGTGAAGAGCGCGTCGAACACCGCGGACGCGGCCTTCGCGAAGTACGCGTCCTGCTCCGCGTTGTCGAGCGTCCGGTAGGTGTCGCTGAGCAGGGTCCGGACCACCGTGCTGCCGGCGAGGCCCGGCCGGCCCGGCACGCTGACCGGCCCGATCACGCCGAGCAGGTACGACAGCACCAGCGGATCCACCGCGAGCACACCGTCCACCGTGGTGCCCGTGCGCCGGCGGACCATCTCCCGGTAGAGCGCCGCCGCGGTCGGGAAGTCCGGACTGAGGTTGACGTCCGCCGGGTACGTCCCGGGCAGGTCCTTCCACAGGCCCCGCATCTCCTGGCTCACCGGCAACGGCGGGGTGAACGACCGCAGGCTGCTCGCGCTGGCCTGGTCGGACATCCGGATCCGGCCGCCCTCGGCGCGCAGCACCGCGTGCGCGCCGAACATGCCACCGGTGGCGCGCAGCTCGGCCGGGTTCTGTGAGACGAGCAGGTAGCTGCGGGGACCGTCGGCGCCGAGGAGCGCCGGCAGCAGCCGGGCGCCCTGGTCGGCGGCCGAGGTGAGCTCGCCCAGCCGGTCCAGTTCGGACCGCAACCCGGAGACCGCGTCCCGGACCTGCCCCACGAGGTCGTCGGTGTCGACCGCGCGCAGTCGCTCCCCGGTCCGCCGCACCGCCCCGTCGGCCGCGGAGACCTCGGCCGAGACGGCACGCAGCCGGCCCAGGTCGAGCTTCCCCTCCTTCGGCACCAGCGAGGCGAGGTCGACCCGGAGCAGCGTGGGGAAGGCGAGCCGGGCCAGGTCGTCCACGGCCACCGCGATCTGGCGTACCGCGGCCAGGTCGTCGCCCGCGTACGGGGTGCGCTGGCCGAGCCACCAGCCCGGGTCGCCGGTGGCGCCGCGGGCCGCGGCGGCCTGTTCCTGGAGCGCCGCGAGGGTGCGTTGGGCCCGGGCCACGTCGCCGCCGACCACCTGGGTGCTCAGCTCCTTGGCCAGCCCGGCAGCGTTGAGCAGGTGCGCCCGGGCCTGCCAGCCGCGGAACCCGACCCAGCCGCCGGCGGCCAGCAGCACCGAGACGACGACCAGCCCGACGAGCAGGAACCGGCGTACGCGGACCCGGCTGCGGCGCCGGGAGCGCCGCCGCCGGTGGGGCGACCCACCGCTTTCCGTCACACCACTCTCCCGTGGCTCAAAAACCGGACACCAATGACGATTGATCGCTTTGTAGCACAAATTTCCATCGGTTCGCGGCGATATCAGGCACTTTGCTACCGCGTGGCGGTTTCGCGAGAGCCGCTCCGGTCAGCGGCGGGCACTCCCGGCCCGCGCCGCGACCTCGTGCAGCAACCCCTCGATCCGGTCGACACCGGCCCGCAGCGACATCTCCCGCAGGTAGGCGTCCCGGCCCCGGCGACCCATGTCGGCCCGGGCCGGGGGCGGGATCGCGGAGGCGAGCCAGAACCGGTCGGCCAGCGCGGCCCAGTCCTCCGGCGGGCAGGACAGCCCGGCCCGCGCCCGTTCCACCAGCGCGACCGTGTCCCCGCCGGCGGACGCCACCACCGGCGCCGCGCAGGAGAGCGCCGCCTGGAGCTTGCCCGGCACCATGCCCCGCAGCTCGGGCAGGTCACGCAGCATGACGAGCTGGTAGTCGGCCGCCGCGTACAGCTCCGGCATGTCCAACGGGGACCGCCGGTCGACGAACCGCACGTTGTCCGCCCGGAGCTCGGCGGCGAGCCCCCGCACCCGCCGCTCCTCGGCTCCCGAGCCGACCAGGACGAGGTCCAGCCGGTCGTCCAGCGCGGCCGCCGCGCGCACCGCGGTCTCCAGCCCCTGGCGTACGCCGATCGTGCCCGCGTGCATCACCACGCAGCGGCCGTCCCGGCGGATCAGCGTCCGGGCCGCCCGGCTGGGCTCGGTCGGGCGGAAGATCCGCTCGTCGGTCCAGTTCAGCACCACCCGCACCCGTTCCGGGTCGGCGCCCCCGGCCACGACCAGGTCCCGCATGGAGGGCGCGGTGACCGCGACGGCGCCCGCCTCCTGGTAGATCCGGCGCAGGGTGGCGTCCAGCCGGCCCGACCACCGGCGCGTCTCGCCGGTCCGGGACGGCTCCTCCTCCGGCCAGACGTCCTGCACGTGCAGCACGCTCGGCACCCGGCCGAGCAGCCGCAGCAGGCCGGCCGCCGCGAAGGTGACCGCGGGGAGCTGGAAGACGTAGAGGGCGTCGACGTCACCGAGGTAGCGCCGGCCGGTCAGCGCCACGCTGCCCGCGAAGGACAGCCAGCTCGCCATCCGCGACCGCGCCGAGCCGTCGCCGGCCGGGTACCGGGGCACCCGGCGGACGGTCAGCCGCTCGCTGCGCGTCTGGTGCCGCCAGCGCTGCCGCCAGCCCGGGTAGACGTGCCCGCCGGGATAGTCGGGGAAGCCGGTGAGGACGCGCACCTCGTGGCCGCGGGCGGCCAGCTCCTCGGCCAGGCTGCCCGGGATGAACGCGGGCTCGGGCGGGAAGTGGTACGACAGGAGGCCGATCTTCATGCCCGTGCCCCCGGCGGGGCTTCCCGGCGCGCGGGTACCGGCACCCCGTAGGATGCCGACATCCCCTCTGCGTCCGGCCGCGACCGCCGGAACACCGCCGTCGCGGCACCCCCTCCCGCGACCGTGCCGACGAGAGGGGTGCAGATGGTCGACGGGGTGCTCTTCGTCTGCCACGCCAACATGTGCCGGTCCCCGATGGCGGAGTTCATCGCCCGCCGGCTGCTGCGCGACCTGCCGGTCGCGGTGACCAGCGCGGGCACCGACGCTCTCGACGGGGCCGCCATGCACCCGTACGCGGTCGAGGTCGCCGCCGGGACCGGCGTGGACCCGGCGGCGTTCCGCACCCGCCGGCTCCGCCCCGAGCACCTGACCCGGGCCGCCCTGGTGCTGACCGCGACCCGGCGGCAGCGCTCGGTCTGCACGGCGATGGCCCCGGCCGCGCTGCCCCGGACGTTCACGCTCCGCCAGTTCGCCCGGCTGGCCGCCGCCGCCACGGCCGAGGCGGCGGAGGCGACCGAGCCGATCGAGGCGGCCCCCACGGCAGCGGATTCCCCGTTGCGGGCCGCCGTGGTGGCGGCCGTCCGCGCCCGGGGGCGGCTGCAACCCGCCACCCGGGATGCGGACGACCTGCGCGACCCGATCGGCGGCTCGCCCGCCGACTTCCGGCGTTGCGCCGAGGAGATCGAGCGGTCGATCCGGCCGGTGCTCGCGCTCATCGGGACAGCCGGGTGAGTTCCTGGGTGTGGTCGCCCACGGGCACCTTCTCCCCGCGCCGGGCCACCCCGGCCCGGTCGGTGGGCACGGACGGCCCGGCGGCCGGCACGGCCACCTTGTACGCCTCGTACTGGTAGGCGTCGGCCTTGGCCACCTTGGCCATGTTCAGCACGCAGCCGAGCAGGCGCACCGATACCGAGTGCAGGGCGTGGGCCGCGGCGGCCACCTGGCTGCGCGAGGTCCGCCCCTGCTGGGTGACCAGCAGCGCGCCGTCGGCCTGCACGGCGACCACCACACCGTCGGTGACCGCGAGCAGCGGCGCGGTGTCGATGACCACGATGTCGGCCGACTCGCGCAGCGCCACCAGCAGGTCCGCCATGGCCTTCGAGCCGAGCAGCTCGCTGGGGTTGGGCGGGGTGGCGCCGCTGGGCAGCACCAGCAGCGACTTGTCGCCCCACCGCTGCACCACGTCGCCGACCTGGACGTCGCCCACCAGCACGTCGGTGAGCCCCACTCCGCCGTCCAGGCCGAGGTAGTCGGCGACCTTCGGACGGCGCAGGTCGGCGTCGATGAGCAGCACCCGCCAGCCGGCCTCGGCCAGGGCGATGGCCGTGTTGCAGGCCATCGTGGTCTTCCCCTCGCCCTGGAGCGCGCTCGTGACCGCGATGACCCGGGCGGGCTCGTGCACGTCGACGAAGCGCAGGTTGGTCCGGAGCTTGCGGACCGCCTCGGCGCGCGGCGAGTTGGCCGCCTCGCCGACGATCAGCGGGGCCGACTTCGCCCCGGACTCGAACGGGATCTCGCCCAGCAGCGGGCTGCCGGTCACCCGCTGGAGCGCGGCCGCGTCGCGCATCCGGACGTCGGCCAGCCCGCGCAGCACGGCCAGCCCCGCACCGAGCAGCAGTCCCAGCAGGCCGCCGATGACCAGGTTCCGCACCGGCTGGGGCGAGACCGGGCTGGCGGTCACCCGGGGACCGCTGACCACCTCGAGCTTGATGGGCGGCGCCTTGCCGTCCACCGGGGTCTCCACCTTCTGCACCAGCTCGACGAACTTCGCCGACAGCGTCTCGGTGGTCTTCAGCGCCCGCGTCTGGTCGGTGTCGGTGACGGTCGCCTTCAGCAGCACGGTGCCGGCCTCGGTCGAGGTGGTGATCCGGCGCTGGACCTGGTCGGCGGTGAGCCCGAGCGGGGCCTCGGCGACGACGCTCTGCGCCAGCCGGTCGCTCGTGAGCAGGTCACCGTAGGACTTCACCCGCTGCTGGAGGAAGAGGCTGCCCTGGTAGGCGTCGGTGACGCCCTGGCTCGGCGTGGTGACGAAGAAGGTCACCGAGGCCTCGTACCGGGGCGCTGTCCGGACCGTCACCAGCGCCGCGGCGCCGACGGCGATCATCACCGTGACCAGCACGATCCACCAGTGGCGCCGGACCAGGCGCAGGTAGCCGAGAACGTCCATCACGCTCCCCCTCGCGACATGCCGGTCTGCCGATGAAACTGCACGAAAGCCCCCTAAGAACCCCAGTACGCGTGCCAGGATCAAATCGCCTATACATCACGGTAAGCGACTCTACGAATGTAAACGATCAGAACCGCACAGACGGTCTAAATACGTCCATGCCAGACCGGTATCCGGGCGGTCCACCCTGTTAACGCCGGATCCGGCCGTGTGGTGCGGGCGGGCGGCCGGCCGGATAGGGTCGGAACCGGTGTGCCGGGAAGTCTGGTCGGCGACGACTCCGCCGACCCCTGCTCCCGGAACGGACACCGCATGACCGACCGCCGCCCGCCGTTCCCCCGCCTGCTGTCCCGCCGGTCCTGGCCGGAGGCCCGGTTCCTGGCCGACGTGCTGCGCGCCGAGACCGTCGGTGGCGGGCTGCTCCTGCTCGGCGCGCTGATCGCCCTGCTCTGGGCCAACTCGCCGTGGCGGGCCGCGTACGCCGACCTGGGCGACCTGGTGCCGTGGCCGGGCGGCGCCGCGCTGCACCTGGACCTGAGCCTCGCCGCCTGGGCCGCCGACGGCCTGCTGGCGATCTTCTTCTTCGTGGCCGGCCTGGAGCTCAAGCGGGAGTTCACCGCCGGCGACCTGCGGGACCCGCGCCGGGCGGCACTGCCGGTGGTGGCCGCGCTGGGCGGCATGGTGATGCCGGCGCTGGTCTACGTCACGGTGACGCTCAGCGCCGGCGGGGCGGGGCTGCGCGGCTGGGCGATCCCCACCGCCACCGACATCGCCTTCGCGCTCGCCGTGCTGGCCGTGGTCAGCTCACACCTGCCGCAGGGGCTGCGGGCCTTCCTGCTCACGCTCGCCGTGGTCGACGACCTCTTCGCGATCGTCATCATCGCGGTCTTCTACACGAGCGACCTGCAACCGCTGCCGCTGCTCGCCGCGGCGCTGCCGATCGCCGCGTTCGCCCTTCTCGTCCGGCGCCGGCACACCTGGTGGTGGGTGCTGCTCCCGCTCGCGGCGACCGCCTGGGCGCTGGTGCACGCCTCCGGCGTGCACGCCACGGTGGCCGGGGTGCTGCTCGGCTTCACGGTGCCGGTACGCCCGGCCGGCGGTCCGGGGCCGGGGCTCGCCGAGCGGCTGGAGCACCGGTGGCGGCCCGTCTCGGCGGGCCTCGCGGTGCCCGTCTTCGCGTTCTTCGCCGCCGGGGTGTCCCTGGTCGACGTCGACCTGGGCGCCGTCCTCAGCGACCCCGTGGTGCTCGGCGTGGCCGCCGGGCTGGTGCTCGGCAAGGCGGTCGGGGTGTTCGGCTCGACGTTCCTGCTGGCCCGGTTCACCCGGGCCGAGCTGGACGAGGAGATCACCTGGGCGGACCTGGCGGGGTTGTCCCTGCTGGCCGGCATCGGGTTCACCGTGTCGCTGCTCATCGGCGAGCTGGCGTTCGGCCCGGGCAGCCCGGAGGACGAGCGGGTGAAGGCGGCCGTGCTGCTCGGCTCGCTGGTCTCCGCCGGGCTGGCCTCGACGGTGCTGATCCGGCGCAACCGGGTCTACCGGCGGATCAGCGAGCGGGAGAGCCGGGACGCCGACGGCGACGGCATCCCGGACGTCTACCAGGAGCGGCGCTCCTAGCCGGCGCGGCTCCCGCGCCGGCCGCCACCCGGCGGCCGGCGCCCGGCGGTTCAGCGGCGGCGGTCGGCCGTGCGCTCCTCGCCGCGCTCCTCGGTCTCCTCCTCCAGCGCGTCGGCGACCGGCTCGGTGAGGTCGTCGCCCGGAACCGCGATCTCCTCGGCCCGGTCCTGCTCGTCGGGGCGCCCGCCGGCCGGCGGCTCCGGAGCCGTGGTCTCACCGGCGAAGCCGTACTCGTTGGGCTCGTCGTGCCTGCTCATGCGCGGGACCTCCCGGTCGTCCGGTTTCCTCTCGTGGCTCACGCTAGGCGGTGGTCGGCACCCGCCGTGGCGTCGCCCGGATGTTCATACCCCGCGGACGCGGTCCTCGATCATCCGCGGCCGGTTCCGCCGCCGGCACGTACGGCGGAACCGGCGGGCGGCCTCAGGTCAGCTCGGCGATCGCCTCGAAGACGAGCCAGAGACCGGAGATGGCGAAGAGCACGGCGGCGCCGTACCGGATGGCCTTCTCCGGCAGGTGCCGGCCGAGCAGGCGGCCCACCAGGATGGCCAGAGCGTCGGCGGCGACCATGCCGAGGGTCGAGCCGAGCCAGGTGCCGAACCAGCCGTACTTGGTGGCCAGGGTGATGGTGGCGAGCATGGTCTTGTCGCCCAGCTCGGCCAGGAAGAACGCCACGCCGACCGCCACGATGGCGTTGCGGCTGCTCTTCTCCGCCTTGCGCTTCTCCTCCTCGGTCAGCTTGTCGCCGCGCAGCGTCCACGCGCCGAAGCCGAGGAACGCCAGGCCGGCGATGAGGGAGATCCACCCGGTGGGCAGCGCCGCGTGGAGGCCGTAGCCGATGGCGACCGAGGCCAGGTGCACGACCGCGGTGGCGACGGTGATGCCGATGAGCACCGGCAGCGGGCGGAAGCGGGTGGCGAACGTCAGGGCCATGAGCTGGGACTTGTCGCCCAGCTCGGCGACGAAGATGACGCCGAAGCTGACCACCAGCGCGACGAGGAAACCGTCCATGTGAACCTTCCCGATCAAGCCGGGAGGAGGTACGGGGACGCCCTCGACCCGGCTGCGACAGCCTGAGTCGAAGGTCTCGCCCGCCCCGCATGACCGGGGCCGCGTGGCCGGATGCGGAACGCATCAGTATGTCGACCACGACATTGGGGGCTACTCCCCTTCGCGCCGCCCAGCCTATCCGATCACCACGGCGCGGGCCGCCGGGGGTGAACCGGGTCACCGGCGCGTCAGTCGGCGCGGGCCAGGCTGACCCCGAACAGCCCGTCCGGGTCGGTCCAGAACGCCTGCCGGACGAACCCGGCGGCGGCCAGCTCCCGGGCGATCCCGTCGGGCCGGAACTTGGCCGAGATCTCGGTGCGCAGGTCCTCGCCGGCGGCGAACCGGACGTCCAGGTCGAGCACGCGCACCCGGACCGGGCGCTCGGCCCGCAGCCGCATCTCGATCCACTCGTGCTCCGGGTCCCACACCGCCACGTGCCGGAACGCCGCCGGGTCGAAGTCCGCCCCCAGCTCGCGGTTGATGACCCGGAGCACGTTGCGGTTGAACTCGGCGGTCACCCCGGCCGCGTCGTCGTAGGCGGGGACGAGCACCGCGGGGTCCTTCACGAGGTCGGTGCCGACCAGCAGCCAGTCGCCGGCCTCCAGCGCCGCGCGCATCGAGGTGAGGAACTCGGCCCGCTCCACCGGCAGCAGGTTGCCGATGGTCCCGCCGAGGAACAGCACCAGCCGGCGGCCGCCGGTGGGCAGCCGGTCGAGGTGGCGGGTGAAGTCACCCACGATGCCGCGCACCCGCAGCCCCGGGTACGCGGCGGCGATCTGCTCGGTGGACCCGCGCAGCGCGCTGACCGAGACGTCCAGCGGCACGAAGCTGCCGAGGTCGCCGTGGCGGGTGAAGGCGTCCAGCAGCAGGCGGGTCTTCTCCGACGACCCCGAGCCCAGCTCGATGAGGGTCTTGGCGCCGGTCAGCGCGGCGATCTCGTCGGCGTGCGCGGCCAGCACCGCCCGCTCGGCCCGGGTCGGGTAGTACTCCGGCAGCCGGGTGATCTCCTCGAACAGCTCGCTGCCCCGCGCGTCGTAGAACCACTTCGGTGGCAGCCACTTGGGCGTCGCGGCCAGACCGACCCGGACGTCCTCCCGCAGGCCGCGGTCGAGGTCCTGCTCCTCCAGGTGGATCTCCAGTGGCTCAGCGCTCATCAGCAGTCCTTCCTGTTCCTACCGGTGTGGGAAAAGGGGTGTCAGGCGAGGGTCAGCTCCCGGGTGTCCAGTCCGCCGGCGGTGGCCACCACCAGCCGGCCGTCCGGCACCGGCCGCCAGCCGGGGTCGTCGTCGAAGGGCTCCGACGCCAGCAGCACCGAATCCGGGGTACGGCGTACCGACAGCGCGTGCCCGGCCACGCTGGCCACGACCGTGGCGCCGTCGGTGAGCAGCAGGTTCAGCCGCGACCCCGGGGCGGCGGCGGAGACCGCCGCGACGGTCTCGGCGAGGGCGTCGCCGGGCGCGGCCCCGGCCCGCAGCCGGTGCCGGACCAGCGCCCAGAGCAGCGCCGAGTCGGTCGGCACCTCCAGGGTGACCAGATCGCGGACCGGCAGCCCCGCGGCGAGCGGCACCAGGCTGTCCGGCCAGCCGCGGACCACCCCGTTGTGGCTGAACAGCCAGCGCCCCTCGGCGAACGGCGCGGCGGCCGTCTCGTGCAGCGGCATGCCGACCGTGGCGGAGCGGACGGCGGCCAGCACGGCCCCCGCGAGCGTCACACCGGCCAGCTCCGGCAGGGTGGTGTCGCTCCACATCGGCTGCGCCCGCCGGTAGCGGACCGGGTCGCCGTCGCCCGGGTACCAGCCGACTCCGAAGCCGTCGGCGTTGATCGTGCCGCCGCCCCGCATGTCGCGCGGCGCCCAGGACTGTCGCAGCAGCCCGTACGGCGGGTCGAAGAGCAGGCTGCGCAGGCTGACCGGCGGACCGAGGTACGCCAGGTGGCGGCACATCAGGTCGCACCGCCCGTCACGCCGCCGCGCCGCTTCGCGGCGTGGTGGCGTGACGCGCCTGCCCACTGAGCCGAATGGTTCGCTCGCTGCGCTCGCTCACGCCCGCGCCTCCTCGTCCGGGGCGTCGCGGGCGCAGCGGAAACCGCTGAAGATCTGCCGCCGGATCGGGTAGTCCCAGTTGCGGAAGGTGCCCCGGCAGGCCGACCGGTCGGTGCCGAAGGAGCCGCCACGCAGCACCCGGTAGTCGTCGCCGAAGAAGACCTCCGAGTATTCCCGGTACGGGAACGCCACGAAGCCCGGGTGCCCCCGGAACGTGGACGAGGTCCACTCCCAGACGTCACCGATGAGCTGGTGGACGCCGAGCGGCGAGGCGCCGTCCGGGTAGGCGCCCACCGGCGCCGGCCACAGGTGCCGCTGCCCCAGGTTGGCGTGCCCGCTCGCCGGGTCCGCGTCGCCCCACGGGTAGCGGCGGGACCGGCCGGTCGCCGGATCCCAGCGGGCGGCCTTCTCCCACTCCGCCTCGGTGGGCAGCCGCTTGCCGGCCCACGCCGCGTACGCCTCCGCCTCGTGGAAGCAGACGTGCACCACCGGCTCGTCGTCGCGCACCGGGGACCAGCGGCCGAACCGGCGGTACGCCCACCCGTCCCCGTCGCGCCGCCAGTGCATGGGGGCGCTGAGCCCGGCCTCGACCCGGTGCCGCCAGCCGGCCCCGCTCCACCAGCGCGGCTCGTCGTAGCCGCCGTCGGCGATGAAGGCGCGGTACTGCCCGTTGGTGACCGGCGCTGCGTCGATGACGTACGCGGGCAGGTCGACGGTGTGCGCGGGGCGCTCATTGTCCAGCGCCCACGGGTCGGTCGAGGTGCCCATGGTGAACGGACCGGCCGGCACCAGCACCTCGCCGCCGACCCGGACCCGCGGCTCGGGCGGGGGCGGCGCGTCCAGCACCGGACCGCCGGCGCGCAACTGGTGGGTGGCCAGCATGGTCTCGTCGTGCTGCTGCTCGTGCTGGACGATCATGCCGAAGGCGAACCCGTCCTCGACCAGCTTCCGTTCGGTGAACCGGATCCCGTCCAGCAGGTCGTACACCTTGTCCCGGACGGTACGCACGTACGCCCGCGCCTCGGCCGGCGGCAGCAGCGGCAGGGCCGGCCGGTCCCGGCGGGGCTGCTTGAACGCGTCGTACAGGTCGTCGATGTCGCGGCGCACCGGCTCGCGCCCGCCGACGTCGCGGACCAGCCAGAGCTCCTCCTGGTTGCCGACGTGCGCCAGGTCCCACACCAGCGGGGACATGAGCGTGGAGTGCTGCCGCACCAGGTCGTCGTCGTCCACCGCGTCGGTGAGCAACGCGGTACGGGCCCGGGTGCGCTCCAGTTCGGCCGCGATCCGGCTGCGCAACTGCTCGCCCTCCGTGGCCGGCCGCTCGGTCGTCGTCACCGGTGTCCCCTCTCCGCGGCGGCGCGGCGCCGCCGGATCGCTCGGTCGGTCTCGTCGTGGATCCCGGCCGGCAGGTCCAGCCGGGGCAGGGCCGCCAGGGCCAGGTCGAACAGGGCCGCCGCGGCGCTGGCCAGGGGTCGCTCGGCCAGCCCGCGCCGCGCCGCGGTTGACCACCGGTCGGCGACCGGGGCGGCCACGGCCAGCGCGTCCCGGGTGGTGGCCGGGTCGGCGAAGAGCGCGGCCAGCACCGCCAGCGGCACCGTCCAGTCCCGGCCCGGCTGGGCGTCCAGGTAGCGCAGCTCCAGGTAGCCGCGCGGGCGGACCGGCGGGAAGAGCGTGCTGAGGTGGTATTCCAGGTCGTCGGTGGTCGGCGGGCGCGGCAGCGCCCCGGCCAGCCAGTCGGCGAAGGTGACGCCCTCGGGGGGCGTCCAGTCCGGACCGTCACCGCGGACGCAGAGCAGCGGCGCGGCGAGCGCGTACCCCGCCCAGGCCGCGACCGGGTCGTGGTCGGCCCGCCCCGGGGACCAGACCGGGCGTACGCGTGCCGGGTCGATGGCCAGCCAGGCGGCCATCCGGGTGGAGGCCCAGCCGGTGGGGCGGCCGGCGTGCCGGTCGGCGGTGGCGAAGGCGGCCAGCAGCGGCGGCCCGACGGCGTGCGCGGCGGCCCACCGCTCGGCCAGCCGGTCCGGCTCGCCCGTGTCCAGGCAGACCTGGAGCCCGGCGGTGCTGTACATCATGGCCCGCCCGGCCGGCCCGTGCCGGTCGAAGACGTCGCGCATGGCCCGGTAGCGCGGGGTTTCCACGACGGGGCGCGGGGGGCGCCAGGGGTCCATGCCGGTGCGGCCCAGGACGAGGCCTTCGGCGTCCAGGAGGGCCCGCAGTTCGGCGAGATCGGCCTCGGTGGCCAGGATGAGCGCGGCGACCGACGGTCGCGGCGCCGCGGAGATCTCCACCTGCCCGCCCGGCTCCACGGTCACGGTGCCACCGCGCCGGAGCCCGGCGGCCGGGCTGGTGGGGTCGAGGGTGACGGGGCTGTGCCGCCCCAGCGCCCGGCGCAGTCGCTCGCGGCCGACCGGGCGGGCCGGGTCCGCGGCGTCGTGCACCGTCCATTCCAGCTCCACGCCGGTCAGGGCGGGTGGTCCGGTCTTGAAGCAGATCCGGGCGATGTGCCCGCGGGCGGCCGCCTCGTCTCCCAGGACGGTGGCCCGGTCCAGGTCCGGCGACATCACCACGAGACGGCTCCTCTCCCCGGGGCGGGCGACCACGCTGCCGGCCGGTGCCCTGCCGTGGCGGCCGGGCGTCGGCGGGTCCCACCATCTTCTGTCTAGCAGACGGGATCCGCGCGCCCGGGGAGATGAATTTTTGTCCGGAATCCGGTTGCGGCGCGGGCGCCGCCCGCTCAGCGACCGGGGGCCGTGCTCGGCTTTCCGGAGCGCGGGGGTGACCCGGCGGGCGTCCCCTTCCGCGCCGCGGCCGACGTCGCTTCCGGCTCCGACTTCGGCTTGGGCGACGACTTCGGCTGCGGCGACGACTTCGGCTCGGGCGACGACTTCGGCTCGGGCGACGACTTCGGCTCCGGTGACGACTTCGGCTCCGGCGACTTCTCCGGCACCAACGCCAGGCAGTAGTCCTCCACCCGGTCGGGGCCGCCCGCGGCGGCCACCAGGTCGGCGAAGCCCGGGCTCTCCAGCGCGGCGGCCCGCTGCGACCCGGACTTGGCCAGGTAGGCGTTGCACTGCCCGGCGAGCTTCCCGGCGCTCGCCGGCTTGCCGGAACCCCCGGACGCGCCGGGTGTCGGCGCGGTGGACGGCACCCCGCCGGGGGTACCGCCGCTCGGGGTCGTCGTGCCCGGGTCGCCGGCGCCCGTGCTGGGGCCAGCGGTGCCG is from Micromonospora terminaliae and encodes:
- the nhaA gene encoding Na+/H+ antiporter NhaA, translated to MTDRRPPFPRLLSRRSWPEARFLADVLRAETVGGGLLLLGALIALLWANSPWRAAYADLGDLVPWPGGAALHLDLSLAAWAADGLLAIFFFVAGLELKREFTAGDLRDPRRAALPVVAALGGMVMPALVYVTVTLSAGGAGLRGWAIPTATDIAFALAVLAVVSSHLPQGLRAFLLTLAVVDDLFAIVIIAVFYTSDLQPLPLLAAALPIAAFALLVRRRHTWWWVLLPLAATAWALVHASGVHATVAGVLLGFTVPVRPAGGPGPGLAERLEHRWRPVSAGLAVPVFAFFAAGVSLVDVDLGAVLSDPVVLGVAAGLVLGKAVGVFGSTFLLARFTRAELDEEITWADLAGLSLLAGIGFTVSLLIGELAFGPGSPEDERVKAAVLLGSLVSAGLASTVLIRRNRVYRRISERESRDADGDGIPDVYQERRS
- a CDS encoding TMEM165/GDT1 family protein — translated: MDGFLVALVVSFGVIFVAELGDKSQLMALTFATRFRPLPVLIGITVATAVVHLASVAIGYGLHAALPTGWISLIAGLAFLGFGAWTLRGDKLTEEEKRKAEKSSRNAIVAVGVAFFLAELGDKTMLATITLATKYGWFGTWLGSTLGMVAADALAILVGRLLGRHLPEKAIRYGAAVLFAISGLWLVFEAIAELT
- the egtD gene encoding L-histidine N(alpha)-methyltransferase, yielding MSAEPLEIHLEEQDLDRGLREDVRVGLAATPKWLPPKWFYDARGSELFEEITRLPEYYPTRAERAVLAAHADEIAALTGAKTLIELGSGSSEKTRLLLDAFTRHGDLGSFVPLDVSVSALRGSTEQIAAAYPGLRVRGIVGDFTRHLDRLPTGGRRLVLFLGGTIGNLLPVERAEFLTSMRAALEAGDWLLVGTDLVKDPAVLVPAYDDAAGVTAEFNRNVLRVINRELGADFDPAAFRHVAVWDPEHEWIEMRLRAERPVRVRVLDLDVRFAAGEDLRTEISAKFRPDGIARELAAAGFVRQAFWTDPDGLFGVSLARAD
- the egtC gene encoding ergothioneine biosynthesis protein EgtC; this translates as MCRHLAYLGPPVSLRSLLFDPPYGLLRQSWAPRDMRGGGTINADGFGVGWYPGDGDPVRYRRAQPMWSDTTLPELAGVTLAGAVLAAVRSATVGMPLHETAAAPFAEGRWLFSHNGVVRGWPDSLVPLAAGLPVRDLVTLEVPTDSALLWALVRHRLRAGAAPGDALAETVAAVSAAAPGSRLNLLLTDGATVVASVAGHALSVRRTPDSVLLASEPFDDDPGWRPVPDGRLVVATAGGLDTRELTLA
- the egtB gene encoding ergothioneine biosynthesis protein EgtB, which translates into the protein MTTTERPATEGEQLRSRIAAELERTRARTALLTDAVDDDDLVRQHSTLMSPLVWDLAHVGNQEELWLVRDVGGREPVRRDIDDLYDAFKQPRRDRPALPLLPPAEARAYVRTVRDKVYDLLDGIRFTERKLVEDGFAFGMIVQHEQQHDETMLATHQLRAGGPVLDAPPPPEPRVRVGGEVLVPAGPFTMGTSTDPWALDNERPAHTVDLPAYVIDAAPVTNGQYRAFIADGGYDEPRWWSGAGWRHRVEAGLSAPMHWRRDGDGWAYRRFGRWSPVRDDEPVVHVCFHEAEAYAAWAGKRLPTEAEWEKAARWDPATGRSRRYPWGDADPASGHANLGQRHLWPAPVGAYPDGASPLGVHQLIGDVWEWTSSTFRGHPGFVAFPYREYSEVFFGDDYRVLRGGSFGTDRSACRGTFRNWDYPIRRQIFSGFRCARDAPDEEARA